The Salvelinus namaycush isolate Seneca chromosome 11, SaNama_1.0, whole genome shotgun sequence DNA window TAATAAATGTACCACTTTACCTGCTTAACAGTTTATCCATGTAAATTGAccactttttaaatgtttatataCCAAGGTCTGGTAAGATCTAGCAGTGAGACCTGCCAACTCTGTTTTGGGGTCATATTATTAGATCAAATAAGATAGAagcctttttacacattttacattCATGTTCTTGTGATCTGAATTGATGTTGCCTGTGGCTGACTGATTTGTGTGCTTATATGTGTTCAGATGGTCCTCGGAAACTTTACTGTTGTGTGGAGTTCCAGGAGAAGCCTGTACCCTACAAGCAGATAATAGGCTATACAGAACAAAGTTACAAGGAGGTGTGCAACAATGACGCTATCATGTAAGCCCTGCAcgatgtatatacacacacaaagttACAATACTCTCAAAATGTATTCTCATATTTGTAAGCTCTATGAGGTTGAGGGTTAAGTGTGTTTTCTGTTGTAGCTTCTATACCATGAAGAACAAGAAGGTATGCGCCAGCATTAAGGACGAGTGGGTGAGGACGGCTCTGGTTCGTCTCAGGTACACACATGCTCTCCTCTTAAGACACAAAGCATTCTCACTCAACTACACACACTAAAATGTCTCAGAGCTACAAATACACCAAATCGTACTTACAGGAGAGTTTCAAGGCTGGATGTCAATCAAACTTGCCATACGGGTTTTACTTAATGTCTTCGTGTACAAACTACTGCCTTCCAGCACACTTGTTCTGAAAAAAACAATCATGCAAGTCTGCTTCAAACTCAAAATGAGTTTCATATTCTGTGTTATGTGCAGCTCCAAACTGAAGAAGATATCCACAGCAACACTGTGATGGCCAAAACCCCCAACCAACTCTGAAAGGAAGATTCACCCACAGCGACACAACTTTTTCCAATCGCAACTCCAACAGCAACATAACCTTCAACATCACCAGTAACAACCCCATTGAGTAATGTGGCCAAATGATGCAGATTTAATACATTGCATATCTGAGGTTTGTACTTTTTCATGCTCAAGCTTTCAGGTATCT harbors:
- the LOC120055639 gene encoding C-C motif chemokine 20-like → MASRYLETILLLCCIVTMFSSTSAAYGPRKLYCCVEFQEKPVPYKQIIGYTEQSYKEVCNNDAIIFYTMKNKKVCASIKDEWVRTALVRLSSKLKKISTATL